One Takifugu rubripes chromosome 2, fTakRub1.2, whole genome shotgun sequence genomic region harbors:
- the slc7a14a gene encoding probable cationic amino acid transporter produces the protein MSGLAGKLDPRRVQWGSAWRTFTSRILRTKPVESMLDSSMSGTSSHGTRLARVLSTVDLVSLGVGSCVGTGMYVVSGLVAKEMAGPGVIVSFIIAAVASILSGVCYAEFGVRVPKTTGSAYTYSYVTVGEFVAFFIGWNLILEYLIGTAAGASALSSMADSLANRSISHFMTSHIGTLNGLGKGEQSYPDLLALLISLLVTVIVALGVKNSVGFNNVLNVINLMVWVFMMIAGLFFVNVENWDEGRFLPFGWSGVMQGAATCFYAFIGFDIIATTGEEAKSPNTSIPYAITASLITCLTAYVSVSVILTLMVPSTEIDADAPLMEMFAVHGCMFAKYTVAVGSIAGLTVSLLGSLFPMPRVIYAMAGDGLLFKFLANVSSYTETPAVACVVSGFLAGLLALLVSLRDLIEMMSIGTLLAYTLVSLCVLLLRYQPEGDIHGFVNFLSEEQNKGKRKEGVLAECEKDACSPTSEADEYGGPPTNTCGAKNLPSLGDNEMLIGKPDKTAYAASHPNYGTVDMTTGIEAEESEGGMSRRLKKLIGPRYYTLRIRLGLPGKMDRPTPATGKTVTVCVLLLFILFFAFCSFIIFGSSSIAQGHWWALLLLVVLIIFIVLLVVIILQQPENPKRLPYMAPCVPFVPASAMLVNIYLMLKLSAITWIRFSIWCLVGVLIYFGYGMWNSTLEITARENEVHASTYQRYDQGVDEGFCGFDDDFYPPTSDAWGGAEDGSGGTTPPIAKPKGGGEPLRGGDRTVANRALAEEDPMDF, from the exons ATGAGTGGCCTCGCCGGGAAGCTTGACCCCCGCAGGGTGCAGTGGGGCTCGGCATGGAGAACGTTTACGTCCCGTATCCTGAGGACCAAACCCGTGGAATCCATGCTGGACTCGTCCATGTCGGGGACCAGCTCGCACGGGACCAGGCTGGCCCGGGTGTTGTCGACGGTGGACCTGGTGTCGCTGGGCGTGGGCAGCTGTGTCGGGACGGGGATGTACGTGGTGTCGGGGCTTGTTGCCAAGGAGATGGCAGGCCCGGGCGTCATAGTTTCCTTCATTATTGCTGCCGTGGCCTCCATACTGTCAG GGGTGTGTTACGCAGAGTTCGGGGTGCGGGTGCCCAAGACCACGGGATCGGCTTACACGTATAGCTACGTAACGGTGGGAGAGTTTGTGGCGTTCTTCATCGGGTGGAACCTGATTCTGGAGTATCTGATCGGGACCGCGGCGGGGGCGTCGGCTCTCAGCAGCATGGCGGACTCGTTGGCTAACCGCAGCATCAGCCACTTCATGACCTCTCACATAGGGACCCTCAACGGCTTGG GTAAAGGGGAGCAGTCGTACCCGgacctgctggctctgctgaTTTCGTTGCTGGTGACGGTGATCGTGGCTCTGGGAGTGAAGAACTCCGTGGGCTTCAACAACGTGCTGAACGTCATCAACCTCATGGTGTGGGTGTTCATGATGATCGCGGGGCTGTTCTTCGTGAACGTGGAGAACTGGGACGAGGGGAGGTTCCTGCCCTTCGGATGGTCGGGG GTGATGCAGGGAGCAGCTACCTGTTTTTACGCTTTTATTGGATTTGACATCATTGCGACAACAGGAGAGGAAGCCAAGAGTCCCAACACCTCCATCCCCTACGCCATCACCGCATCTCTCATCACCTGCCTCACTGCCTATGTGTCT GTTTCGGTGATCTTGACCTTGATGGTTCCCTCCACCGAGATCGATGCCGATGCGCCACTCATGGAGATGTTTGCCGTGCACGGCTGCATGTTTGCCAAGTACACCGTAGCGGTGGGCTCCATCGCTGGGCTCACCGTGTCGCTCCTGGGCTCTCTGTTCCCCATGCCCAGAGTCATCTATGCCATGGCGGGAGATGGCCTGCTGTTTAA GTTCCTGGCCAACGTGTCGTCCTACACTGAGACCCCTGCTGTGGCCTGTGTGGTTTCAGGATTCCTTGCGGGCCTTCTTGCTCTCCTGGTCAGCCTCAGAGACCTCATAGAGATGATGTCTATTGGAACCCTATTGGCCTATACTCTG GTGAGCCtgtgtgtcctcctgctgcGATACCAACCTGAAGGGGACATCCACGGCTTTGTCAACTTCCTCTCGGAGGAGCAGAACAAGGGCAAGAGGAAGGAAGGCGTGCTGGCAGAGTGCGAGAAGGATGCTTGTTCGCCCACCAGTGAAGCCGACGAATACGGCGGTCCACCCACCAACACCTGCGGAGCCAAAAACCTGCCGTCCTTGGGCGACAATGAGATGTTGATAGGCAAACCGGACAAAACCGCCTACGCTGCCAGCCACCCAAACTACGGCACCGTCGACATGACCACCGGCATTGAGGCCGAGGAGTCCGAAGGCGGGATGTCCCGGCGTTTGAAGAAGCTTATCGGACCACGCTACTACACCCTGAGGATCCGACTGGGGCTGCCGGGAAAGATGGACCGGCCAACTCCAGCCACAGGGAaaactgtgactgtgtgtgtgctgctcctcttcatcctcttctttgctttctgctccttcatcaTTTTTG GATCAAGCAGCATTGCACAGGGTCACTGGTGggcgttgctgctgctggtcgtGCTCATCATCTTCATTGTCCTGCTCGTCGTTATCATCCTCCAGCAGCCAGAGAACCCCAAAAGGCTGCCCTACATGGCTCCCTGTGTGCCCTTTGTGCCCGCTTCAGCCATGCTTGTTAACATCTACCTCATGCTTAAACTATCTGCCATCACCTGGATACGGTTTTCAATCTGGTGCCTCGTGG GCGTGCTCATTTACTTTGGCTACGGCATGTGGAACAGCACCCTGGAGATCACGGCCAGAGAGAACGAGGTGCACGCCTCCACCTACCAGCGCTACGACCAAGGCGTGGACGAAGGCTTCTGCGGCTTCGACGACGATTTCTACCCGCCAACCTCTGACGCCTGGGGTGGGGCGGAGGATGGGTCGGGGGGGACCACGCCCCCCATCGCGAAACCCAAAGGCGGCGGGGAGCCACTGAGGGGCGGAGACAGGACTGTCGCCAATCGCGCTCTCGCCGAGGAGGATCCAATGGATTTCTGA
- the cldn11a gene encoding claudin-11a produces MANSCLQLGGFLVSCLGWMGVVIATSTNEWVNMCKYGLNTCKRMDELEAKGPWAECVISTGLYHCVSLTQILDLPAYIQTTRALMITGSILGFVAVVMLLMSMPCISLGNEAQGSKNRRAVLGGVLVLIVGLCSLVSTVWFPIGAHQQEGLMSFGFSLYAGWIGTVFSLLGGSLLTCCSSDSLPRSFQDNNRFYYSKQGGGNAPATSATNHAKSAHV; encoded by the exons ATGGCGAACTCGTGTCTGCAGCTCGGCGGGTTCCTGGTCAGCTGCCTCGGCTGGATGGGTGTCGTGATCGCGACCTCCACCAATGAATGGGTGAACATGTGCAAGTACGGCCTGAATACCTGCAAGAGGATGGATGAGCTGGAGGCGAAGGGACCCTGGGCGGAGTGCGTCATCTCCACTGGACTCTACCACTGCGTCTCCCTGACGCAGATCCTGGACCTGCCAG CCTACATCCAGACCACTCGTGCCCTGATGATCACTGGCTCAATCCTGGGTTTCGTGGCGGTGGTGATGCTCCTGATGTCCATGCCCTGCATCAGCCTGGGCAACGAAGCCCAGGGCTCCAAAAACAGACGCGCCGTCCTGGGAGGAGTGCTGGTTCTCATCGTCG GCCTGTGCAGTTTGGTGTCCACCGTCTGGTTCCCCATCGGGGCTCACCAGCAGGAAGGCCTCATGTCCTTCGGCTTCTCCCTCTATGCCGGCTGGATAGGCACCGTCTTCTCCCTGCTGGGCGGCtccctcctcacctgctgctcctcggACTCCCTGCCCCGCTCCTTCCAGGACAACAACCGTTTTTACTACTCCAAACAGGGAGGCGGGAACGCACCCGCCACCTCCGCCACTAATCACGCCAAGAGCGCCCACGTCTGA